CCACTACGTCGAGGCCGACACGCTAGATGCGCTGATTCCGCAGCTCGCGGGCGTCGACCCCGAGGGCGCGCGCGCGACCTTGGAGGCCTACAACGCCGCCTGCGACCGGGAGGCGGCCTTCGACCCCACCGCGCTCGACGGCAAGGCCGCGCGGGGGATCGCGCCGCCCAAGAGCAACTGGGCCCAGCCCATCGAGCAGGGTCCGTTCCGCGCCTATCCCGTCACCGGGGGCATTACCTTCACCTACGGCGGCCTCCGAGTCTCGGACCGGGGCGCGGTGATGCGCGAGGACGGGACCGAGATCGCCGGCCTCCACGCCTGCGGCGAGATGGTGGGCGGCGTGTTCTACGAGGGCTACCCCGGCGGCTCGGGCCTCACCTCGGGCGCGGTGTTCGGCCGCCTCGCGGGGACGCACGCCGCCGCCTGAGCACGCTTACACCGGCGGCCCCGTGGTGGCGCGCACGGCGAGGGTGGCGGCGACCTCGGTCACGCTGGGTGGCCCCTCGGGGTCGCCGATGCGGCCCAGCAGCACGCGCGCCAGCCGCCGCCCGAGGCGCGCGGGCGCGGTCGCCATGGTGGTCAGGGGCGGGATCGCGAGCGCCGCGTCCTCGATGTCGTCGAAGCCCACCACCGACACCG
This region of Jannaschia sp. W003 genomic DNA includes:
- a CDS encoding FAD-binding protein — translated: MEAYNAACDREAAFDPTALDGKAARGIAPPKSNWAQPIEQGPFRAYPVTGGITFTYGGLRVSDRGAVMREDGTEIAGLHACGEMVGGVFYEGYPGGSGLTSGAVFGRLAGTHAAA